One genomic window of Bactrocera dorsalis isolate Fly_Bdor chromosome 4, ASM2337382v1, whole genome shotgun sequence includes the following:
- the LOC125778198 gene encoding LOW QUALITY PROTEIN: epimerase family protein SDR39U1-like (The sequence of the model RefSeq protein was modified relative to this genomic sequence to represent the inferred CDS: substituted 1 base at 1 genomic stop codon): protein MSRHALIGGGTGFIGKGLNKHLIKNGYDVTVISRMPGLKRITWLELERNGIPNGITAVVNLAGQNVLDPSRRWTDGFKQNVWTSRVNTSAALVKAIADAPQVKAFVNVSGVSHYKPDDKHIYTESDPVEGFDFMSKLCLEWEKAATLPGNVKHCRGVKIRTGVVIGRTGGMIQNIWLPFQLGLGGPLGSGKQILPWIHLYDLCQLVQSSIENDKIEGVMNGVAPEIVTNGQFSKAFASALRRPCLFAVPEFVVQALFGKDRSALLLSGAKVQPKRTLESGFKFXYPTAKEACLEVVKKN from the exons atgtcgCGACACGCATTAATCG GCGGAGGAACGGGATTCATTGGTAAAGGTTTAAACAAACATTTGATCAAAAATGGTTATGATGTCACTGTAATATCCCGAATGCCTGGGCTGAAGCGCATAACCTGGTTGGAATTGGAGCGGAACGGTATACCAAATGGTATTACAGCTGTTGTGAATTTGGCAGGACAAAATGTCTTAGATCCAAGTCGACGCTGGACAGATGGTTTTAAACAAAATGTGTGGACTTCTCGTGTTAACACAAGTGCAGCATTAGTGAAAGCCATTGCAGATGCACCTCAAGTGAAAGCTTTTGTGAATGTATCAGGAGTAAGTCACTATAAACCTGATGATAAGCATATTTATACTGAGAGCGATCCAGTAGAAGGATTTGATTTTATGTCGAAGTTATGCTTAGAGTGGGAGAAAGCAGCAACATTACCAGGGAATGTTAAGCACTGTAGGGGC GTTAAAATACGTACTGGGGTTGTAATAGGACGAACAGGTGGAATGATTCAGAATATCTGGCTTCCTTTCCAATTGGGTTTAGGCGGTCCTCTAGGCAGTGGAAAACAAATTCTGCCTTGGATTCATTTATA tgattTATGCCAACTAGTACAAAGCAGtattgaaaatgataaaatagagGGTGTAATGAACGGTGTGGCACCGGAAATTGTAACTAATGGCCAATTTTCAAAG GCCTTTGCTTCCGCTTTACGACGTCCTTGTCTATTCGCAGTACCAGAGTTTGTAGTACAAGCGCTGTTTGGCAAAGACCGTTCTGCATTACTTCTATCCGGCGCTAAGGTTCAACCGAAGAGAACTCTGGAAAGtggttttaaattttagtatccCACAGCGAAGGAAGCATGTTTAGAAgttgttaagaaaaattaa